A DNA window from Pseudomonas wuhanensis contains the following coding sequences:
- a CDS encoding enoyl-CoA hydratase yields the protein MNYETILLETHGRVGLITLNRPQALNALNAQIVSELNHALDGLEADSNIGCIVLTGSKKAFAAGADIKEMAELTYPQIYLDDLFSDSDRVANRRKPIIAAVNGFALGGGCELALMCDFILAGDNAKFGQPEINLGVLPGMGGTQRLTRAVGKAKAMEMCLSGRLIDAVEAERCGIVARIVPADELLEEALNVAALIAKKSLPIAMMVKESVNRAFEVSLSEGVRFERRVFHAAFATQDQKEGMAAFIAKREAEFQDK from the coding sequence CTGAACTACGAAACGATTTTGCTGGAAACCCACGGCCGCGTCGGCCTGATTACCCTGAACCGCCCGCAAGCGCTGAACGCGTTGAATGCACAGATTGTCAGCGAACTGAACCACGCCCTCGATGGCCTGGAAGCCGATTCGAACATCGGTTGCATCGTGCTGACCGGCTCGAAAAAAGCCTTCGCCGCCGGTGCCGACATCAAGGAAATGGCCGAGCTGACGTATCCGCAGATCTACCTCGATGACCTGTTCAGCGACAGCGATCGCGTGGCCAACCGCCGCAAGCCGATCATTGCCGCAGTCAACGGTTTCGCCTTGGGCGGTGGCTGTGAGCTGGCGCTGATGTGCGACTTCATTCTGGCCGGCGACAACGCAAAATTTGGTCAGCCGGAAATCAACCTCGGTGTGCTGCCAGGCATGGGCGGCACCCAGCGCCTGACCCGCGCCGTAGGCAAGGCCAAGGCCATGGAAATGTGCCTGAGCGGGCGTTTAATCGATGCGGTGGAAGCCGAGCGTTGCGGGATTGTCGCGCGGATCGTGCCGGCGGATGAGCTACTGGAGGAAGCGCTGAACGTCGCGGCGCTGATTGCCAAGAAATCGCTGCCGATTGCGATGATGGTCAAGGAAAGCGTCAATCGCGCCTTTGAAGTCAGCCTGTCGGAAGGCGTGCGCTTTGAGCGCCGGGTGTTCCATGCGGCGTTTGCCACGCAGGATCAGAAGGAAGGGATGGCGGCGTTTATTGCCAAGCGTGAGGCCGAGTTCCAGGATAAGTAA
- a CDS encoding acyl-CoA dehydrogenase family protein: MHDIELSEEQVMIRDMARDFARGEIAPHAQAWEKAGWIDDGLVAKMGELGLLGMVVPEEWGGTYVDYVAYALAVEEISAGDGATGALMSIHNSVGCGPVLNYGTEEQKQEWLPDLASGQAIGCFCLTEPQAGSEAHNLRTRAELRDGQWVINGAKQFVSNGKRAKLAIVFAVTDPELGKRGISAFLVPTETAGFIVDRSEHKMGIRASDTCAVTLNNCTVPEANLLGERGKGLAIALSNLEGGRIGIAAQALGIARAAFEAALAYARDRVQFDKPIIEHQSIANMLADMHTRLNAARLLILHAARLRSAGKPCLSEASQAKLFASEMAEKVCSSAIQVHGGYGYLEDYPVERYYRDARITQIYEGSSEIQRMVIARELKHYLV, from the coding sequence ATGCACGATATCGAATTGAGCGAAGAACAAGTGATGATCCGCGACATGGCCCGGGATTTTGCCCGCGGCGAAATCGCGCCCCATGCACAGGCCTGGGAAAAGGCCGGCTGGATCGATGACGGTCTGGTGGCGAAGATGGGCGAGCTGGGCCTGCTGGGCATGGTGGTGCCCGAGGAATGGGGCGGCACTTATGTCGACTACGTTGCCTACGCCTTGGCGGTGGAAGAGATTTCTGCCGGTGATGGCGCCACCGGTGCGCTGATGAGCATCCACAATTCCGTGGGCTGCGGGCCGGTGCTCAACTACGGCACCGAAGAACAAAAGCAGGAATGGTTGCCGGACCTCGCCAGCGGCCAGGCCATCGGCTGCTTCTGCCTCACTGAACCGCAAGCCGGTTCCGAAGCCCACAACTTGCGCACCCGCGCCGAACTGCGTGACGGCCAGTGGGTGATCAACGGCGCCAAGCAATTCGTCAGCAACGGCAAAAGGGCGAAACTGGCCATTGTCTTCGCCGTGACCGATCCGGAGCTGGGTAAACGCGGCATCTCAGCGTTCCTGGTGCCAACCGAAACAGCGGGTTTCATCGTCGACCGCAGCGAACACAAGATGGGTATTCGCGCTTCCGATACCTGCGCCGTCACCCTGAACAATTGCACCGTTCCCGAGGCCAATCTGCTGGGCGAACGCGGCAAAGGCCTGGCCATCGCCCTCTCCAACCTCGAAGGCGGCCGTATCGGCATCGCCGCGCAAGCCCTGGGCATCGCCCGTGCGGCGTTCGAAGCAGCGCTGGCTTACGCGCGGGATCGGGTGCAGTTCGACAAGCCGATTATCGAACACCAAAGCATCGCCAATATGCTGGCCGACATGCACACCCGCTTGAACGCCGCGCGCTTGCTGATCCTGCATGCCGCGCGCTTGCGCAGTGCTGGCAAACCGTGTCTGTCCGAGGCCTCACAGGCCAAGCTGTTTGCCTCGGAAATGGCCGAGAAGGTCTGCTCGTCGGCGATACAGGTTCATGGCGGGTATGGGTATCTGGAGGACTACCCGGTGGAGCGTTACTACCGGGATGCGCGGATCACGCAGATTTATGAAGGGTCGAGCGAGATACAGCGGATGGTGATTGCCAGGGAACTTAAGCACTACCTGGTCTAA
- a CDS encoding acetyl-CoA C-acyltransferase produces the protein MTLSNDPIVIVSAVRTPMGGFQGELKSLTAPQLGAAAIRAAVERAGIAPESVEEVLFGCVLPAGLGQAPARQAALGAGLDKSTRCTTLNKMCGSGMEATILAHDMLIAGSAEVVVAGGMESMSNAPYLLDRARSGYRMGHGRVLDHMFLDGLEDAYDKGRLMGTFAEDCAETNGFTREAQDAFAIASTTRAQQAIKDGSFNAEIVPVQVMVGKEQVLISHDEQPPKAKLDKIASLKPAFREGGTVTAANSSSISDGAAALVLMRRSEAEKQGLKPLAVIHGHAAFADTPGLFPVAPVGAIKKLMKKTGWSLDEVELFEVNEAFAVVSLVTMTKLEIPHEKINVHGGACALGHPIGASGARILVTLLSALRQKGLKRGVAAICIGGGEATAMAVECLY, from the coding sequence ATGACACTTTCCAACGATCCGATTGTTATTGTCAGCGCTGTCCGCACCCCGATGGGCGGTTTCCAGGGCGAATTGAAAAGCCTGACCGCGCCGCAGCTGGGCGCCGCGGCGATTCGGGCTGCCGTCGAACGCGCCGGCATTGCTCCTGAATCCGTAGAAGAAGTGCTGTTCGGCTGCGTACTCCCCGCCGGCCTCGGCCAGGCCCCGGCGCGGCAAGCGGCACTGGGCGCCGGGCTGGATAAATCGACCCGTTGCACAACGCTGAACAAGATGTGCGGCTCGGGCATGGAGGCCACGATCCTGGCCCACGACATGCTGATCGCCGGCAGTGCCGAGGTGGTGGTCGCCGGCGGCATGGAAAGCATGTCCAACGCGCCGTACCTGCTGGACCGCGCCCGCAGCGGTTACCGCATGGGTCATGGCCGGGTGCTCGATCACATGTTCCTCGATGGCCTGGAAGACGCCTACGACAAGGGCCGCCTGATGGGCACCTTTGCCGAGGATTGCGCCGAAACCAACGGCTTCACCCGCGAAGCTCAGGACGCCTTTGCCATTGCTTCGACCACCCGCGCTCAACAGGCGATCAAGGACGGCAGCTTCAACGCCGAGATCGTGCCCGTGCAGGTGATGGTCGGCAAAGAGCAGGTGCTGATCAGCCACGACGAACAGCCGCCGAAAGCCAAACTGGACAAGATCGCCTCGCTGAAACCGGCGTTCCGCGAGGGCGGCACCGTGACGGCGGCCAACTCCAGTTCGATCTCCGACGGCGCGGCGGCACTGGTGTTGATGCGCCGTTCCGAAGCCGAGAAACAAGGCCTGAAACCGCTGGCAGTGATTCATGGTCACGCTGCATTTGCCGACACGCCGGGGCTGTTCCCGGTGGCACCGGTGGGCGCGATCAAGAAGCTGATGAAGAAAACCGGCTGGTCCCTGGACGAAGTCGAGTTGTTCGAAGTCAACGAAGCCTTCGCGGTGGTGAGTCTGGTGACCATGACCAAACTGGAAATCCCCCACGAGAAGATCAACGTCCACGGCGGTGCCTGCGCCCTGGGCCACCCGATTGGTGCGTCTGGCGCGCGGATCCTCGTGACCCTGCTCTCGGCCCTGCGCCAGAAAGGCCTGAAACGCGGCGTTGCGGCGATCTGCATCGGTGGCGGCGAAGCCACGGCCATGGCTGTGGAATGCCTGTATTAA
- a CDS encoding transporter substrate-binding domain-containing protein yields the protein MNIKWLTLPALALLCCSTGASAKEWKELRFGVNPSYPPFESTTADGGVQGFGVDLGNAICAELKVKCVWVSNDFDGLIPALKAGKFDAIESSMTVTDARKKQIDFTDRLYAGPTAIVTRKDSGLLPTAESLRGKTIGYMQGTIQETYAKAKLAPGGVKLRAYQNQDQVYADLVYGRLDASIQDKLQAQMSFLPSPQGADFQNSEGISDPLVPSEIAIGVRKDNEELKGMLNAAIKALHEKGIYAQIQQKHFGDLDLYNN from the coding sequence ATGAATATCAAATGGCTGACCTTACCGGCATTGGCTCTGCTGTGCTGCTCCACCGGCGCCAGCGCCAAAGAGTGGAAAGAGCTGCGCTTTGGTGTGAACCCCAGTTACCCACCTTTTGAATCCACCACCGCCGATGGCGGCGTGCAAGGGTTCGGCGTGGACCTGGGCAACGCAATCTGCGCCGAGCTGAAAGTGAAGTGCGTATGGGTCAGCAATGACTTCGACGGGCTGATCCCGGCCCTCAAGGCGGGCAAGTTCGACGCCATCGAGTCGTCGATGACCGTCACCGACGCACGTAAAAAACAGATCGACTTTACCGATCGTCTGTACGCCGGACCGACCGCTATCGTCACCCGCAAGGATTCCGGGTTGTTGCCCACCGCCGAATCGCTGCGGGGCAAGACCATCGGTTACATGCAGGGCACGATTCAGGAAACCTACGCCAAGGCCAAACTGGCACCGGGCGGGGTGAAATTGCGCGCTTATCAGAATCAGGATCAGGTCTACGCCGACCTGGTTTACGGACGTCTCGATGCATCGATCCAGGACAAGCTGCAAGCGCAGATGAGCTTCCTGCCGTCGCCGCAAGGAGCGGACTTCCAGAACAGCGAAGGCATCAGCGACCCGCTGGTGCCGTCGGAAATCGCCATTGGCGTGCGCAAGGACAACGAAGAACTCAAAGGCATGCTCAACGCCGCCATCAAGGCCCTGCATGAAAAGGGCATCTACGCACAGATCCAGCAGAAGCATTTCGGCGATCTGGACCTCTACAACAACTGA
- a CDS encoding SDR family NAD(P)-dependent oxidoreductase, which produces MQIENKVFLVTGGASGLGAATAEMLVAAGAKVMLVDMNAEAVAAQAARLGAQSVVADISNETAAEAAVQATVKAFGGLNGLVNCAGIVRGEKILGKNGPHALDSFSQVINVNLIGSFNMLRLAAAAIAETEANEDGERGVIINTASVAAFDGQIGQAAYSASKGAIASLTLPAARELARFGIRVMTIAPGIFETPMMAGMTPEVRESLAAGVPFPPRLGKPSEYAALVRHIMENSMLNGEVIRLDGALRMAAK; this is translated from the coding sequence ATGCAGATCGAAAACAAGGTTTTTCTCGTCACCGGCGGTGCATCCGGCCTCGGTGCCGCCACCGCTGAAATGCTGGTGGCTGCCGGCGCCAAGGTGATGCTGGTGGACATGAACGCCGAAGCCGTCGCGGCCCAGGCTGCACGTCTCGGCGCGCAAAGCGTGGTAGCGGATATCAGTAATGAAACAGCTGCGGAAGCGGCGGTGCAGGCGACGGTCAAAGCGTTTGGCGGCCTCAATGGTCTGGTCAATTGCGCCGGCATCGTCCGTGGCGAAAAGATCCTCGGCAAGAACGGCCCTCATGCACTGGACAGTTTCAGCCAGGTGATCAACGTCAACCTGATCGGCAGCTTCAACATGTTGCGCCTGGCGGCGGCGGCGATTGCCGAAACCGAAGCCAACGAAGATGGCGAGCGTGGCGTGATCATCAACACCGCCTCGGTCGCGGCCTTCGACGGCCAGATCGGCCAGGCCGCATATTCGGCGTCGAAAGGCGCGATCGCCAGCCTGACCTTGCCCGCCGCCCGTGAACTGGCGCGCTTCGGCATCCGCGTGATGACCATCGCACCGGGCATATTCGAAACACCGATGATGGCCGGCATGACCCCGGAAGTGCGCGAGTCCTTGGCCGCTGGCGTGCCGTTTCCGCCGCGCCTGGGCAAGCCGAGCGAGTACGCCGCGCTGGTCAGGCATATCATGGAAAACAGCATGCTCAACGGCGAGGTGATCCGTCTCGACGGTGCCCTGCGCATGGCCGCGAAATAA
- a CDS encoding enoyl-CoA hydratase/isomerase family protein, translating to MTAQVSSPTTQPMDATQNEVLAEVRNHIGHLTLNRPAGLNAITLDMVRSLQQQLDAWAQDPQVHAVVLRGAGEKAFCAGGDIRSLYDSFKSGDTLHEDFFVEEYALDLTLHHYRKPVLALMDGFVLGGGMGLVQGADLRVVTERSRLAMPEVAIGYFPDVGGSHFLPRIPGELGIYLGVTGVQIRAADALYCGLADWYLESNKLGTLDEQLDQLQWHETPLKDLQGLLAKLAVQQLPAAPLAALRPVIDHFFALPDVPSMVEQLREVTVADSHEWAMATADLLESRSPLAMGVTLEMLRRGRHLSLEQCFALELHLDRQWFERGDLIEGVRALLIDKDKNPRWNPPTLQALDAEHVASFFTGFDQSGS from the coding sequence ATGACTGCTCAGGTTTCATCCCCGACAACACAGCCCATGGACGCCACGCAAAACGAAGTGTTGGCCGAGGTTCGCAATCACATCGGTCACCTGACCCTCAACCGCCCCGCCGGCCTCAACGCCATTACCCTGGACATGGTCCGCAGTCTGCAACAGCAGCTCGATGCCTGGGCACAGGATCCGCAGGTGCATGCGGTGGTGTTGCGCGGTGCTGGCGAGAAAGCTTTCTGTGCCGGCGGCGATATCCGCTCGCTGTACGACAGTTTCAAAAGCGGCGACACCCTGCACGAAGACTTCTTCGTCGAGGAGTACGCCCTCGACCTCACCCTCCATCACTATCGCAAACCGGTCCTGGCCTTGATGGACGGCTTTGTGCTGGGCGGCGGCATGGGGCTGGTGCAAGGCGCCGATTTGCGGGTGGTCACCGAGCGCAGTCGTCTGGCGATGCCGGAAGTGGCCATCGGTTATTTCCCGGACGTTGGTGGCAGCCACTTCCTGCCGCGTATTCCCGGTGAGCTGGGCATTTATCTCGGCGTCACTGGCGTGCAGATTCGTGCCGCCGACGCGCTCTATTGCGGCCTGGCCGACTGGTACCTGGAAAGCAACAAGCTGGGTACTCTGGACGAGCAACTCGATCAGCTCCAATGGCACGAAACGCCGTTGAAGGACCTTCAAGGTCTGCTGGCGAAACTCGCCGTGCAACAACTGCCGGCTGCGCCATTAGCGGCATTGCGGCCGGTCATCGATCACTTCTTCGCCCTGCCCGATGTGCCGAGTATGGTGGAACAACTGCGTGAAGTGACCGTCGCCGACAGCCATGAGTGGGCCATGGCCACCGCCGACTTGCTGGAAAGCCGTTCACCCCTGGCCATGGGCGTGACCCTGGAAATGCTGCGGCGCGGTCGACACCTGAGCCTGGAACAGTGCTTCGCCCTCGAACTGCACCTGGATCGCCAGTGGTTCGAACGCGGCGACCTGATCGAAGGCGTGCGCGCCTTGCTGATCGACAAAGACAAGAACCCGCGCTGGAATCCGCCAACTCTGCAGGCGCTGGACGCCGAGCACGTGGCGAGTTTTTTCACCGGGTTTGACCAGAGCGGGAGCTGA
- a CDS encoding acyl-CoA dehydrogenase yields MIPNDEQLQISDAARQFAQERLKPFAAEWDREHRFPKEAIGEMADLGFFGMLVPEQWGGCDTGYLAYAMALEEIAAGDGACSTIMSVHNSVGCVPILKFGNDDQKERFLKPLASGAMLGAFALTEPQAGSDASSLKTRARLEGDHYVLNGCKQFITSGQNAGVVIVFAVTDPSAGKRGITALIVPTDSPGYKVARVEDKLGQHASDTCQILFEDVKVPVANRLGEEGEGYKIALANLEGGRVGIASQSVGMARAAFEAARDYARERESFGKPIIEHQAVAFRLADMATQIAVARQMVHYAAALRDSGKPALVEASMAKLFASEMAEKVCSSALQTLGGYGYLNDFPLERIYRDVRVCQIYEGTSDIQRMVISRNL; encoded by the coding sequence ATGATTCCCAATGACGAACAACTTCAGATCAGCGACGCGGCCCGGCAGTTTGCCCAGGAACGGCTGAAACCGTTCGCCGCCGAATGGGACCGTGAACATCGCTTCCCCAAGGAAGCCATCGGCGAAATGGCCGATCTGGGCTTCTTTGGCATGCTGGTGCCGGAGCAGTGGGGCGGTTGCGACACCGGTTACCTGGCCTACGCCATGGCGCTGGAAGAAATCGCTGCCGGCGATGGCGCCTGCTCGACCATCATGAGCGTGCACAACTCGGTGGGTTGCGTGCCAATCCTCAAGTTCGGCAACGACGATCAGAAAGAACGCTTCCTCAAGCCACTCGCCAGTGGCGCGATGCTCGGTGCGTTTGCCCTGACCGAACCGCAAGCCGGCTCCGACGCCAGCAGCCTGAAAACCCGTGCCCGGCTGGAAGGCGATCACTACGTGCTCAACGGCTGCAAGCAGTTCATCACTTCCGGGCAAAATGCCGGGGTGGTGATTGTGTTTGCGGTGACTGACCCGAGTGCCGGCAAACGCGGGATCACCGCGCTGATCGTGCCCACCGATTCGCCGGGCTATAAAGTCGCGCGAGTCGAAGACAAACTCGGTCAGCACGCCTCCGACACCTGCCAGATCCTCTTCGAGGATGTGAAAGTCCCGGTGGCCAATCGACTGGGCGAGGAGGGCGAAGGCTACAAGATCGCCCTGGCCAACCTCGAAGGCGGCCGTGTCGGCATCGCCTCGCAATCGGTGGGCATGGCCCGCGCCGCGTTCGAAGCGGCCCGTGACTACGCCCGTGAACGCGAGAGCTTCGGCAAGCCGATCATCGAACACCAGGCGGTAGCTTTCCGGCTGGCGGACATGGCAACCCAGATCGCCGTCGCCCGGCAGATGGTGCATTACGCGGCGGCGTTGCGCGACAGCGGCAAACCGGCGCTGGTGGAAGCGTCCATGGCCAAGTTGTTTGCTTCGGAAATGGCCGAGAAGGTCTGTTCCTCGGCGTTGCAAACCCTGGGCGGTTACGGTTACCTGAACGACTTCCCGCTGGAGCGGATCTACCGCGACGTGCGGGTGTGTCAGATCTATGAAGGCACCAGCGATATTCAGCGCATGGTCATTTCGCGCAATCTTTGA
- a CDS encoding AMP-binding protein, with the protein MRDYLSATSQFNYQHTVDAALTGSLSALNACVECCDRHALPGRIALFWEGRDGASATYTFSDLQDKAARFANFLLAQGVKKGDKVAGLLPRNIELLITVFATWRIGAVYQPLFTAFGPKAIEHRLNSSGAKVVVTDAVNRPKLAEVADCPTIVTVGGPKGQGIVRGDFSFWAELANYSSVCEPVLLSGEDPFLLMFTSGTTGPSKALSVPLKAIVAFQSYTRDAVDLRPEDAFWNVADPGWAYGIYFGVTGPMAMGHPITFYDGPFTLESTCRVINKYGITNLTGSPTAYRLLIAGGDEFARSIKGKLRIVSSAGEPLNPEVIRWFADNLGVVIHDHYGQTELGMVLCNHHGLDHPVHVGAAGFASPGHRIVVLDDEYKELGVGQPGILAIDRTQSPMCWFGGYEGAPTKAFVGNYYLSGDTVEWNPDGSISFVGRSDDVITTSGYRVGPFDVESALIEHPAVVEAAVIGKPDPERTELVKAFVVLSPQYRAEPALAEELRQHVRKRLAAHSYPREIEFVSELPKTPSGKLQRFILRNQEIAKAQEAAAKNVSA; encoded by the coding sequence ATGCGCGATTACTTGTCTGCCACGTCACAGTTCAATTATCAGCACACCGTCGATGCCGCGCTCACAGGGTCGTTGAGCGCCCTCAACGCCTGTGTCGAGTGTTGCGACCGGCATGCCTTGCCGGGGCGCATCGCGCTGTTCTGGGAAGGCCGCGACGGCGCCAGCGCGACCTACACCTTCAGCGACTTGCAGGACAAAGCCGCGCGATTTGCCAATTTTCTGCTGGCCCAGGGCGTGAAGAAGGGCGATAAAGTCGCCGGCCTCTTGCCACGCAACATCGAATTACTGATCACCGTGTTTGCCACCTGGCGCATCGGCGCGGTCTATCAGCCGCTGTTTACCGCCTTCGGCCCGAAAGCCATCGAACATCGCCTCAACAGCTCCGGCGCCAAAGTGGTGGTCACCGACGCGGTCAATCGCCCGAAACTCGCTGAAGTGGCCGACTGCCCGACCATCGTCACCGTCGGCGGCCCGAAAGGCCAAGGCATTGTTCGGGGTGATTTCAGTTTCTGGGCCGAACTGGCCAACTACTCCAGCGTCTGCGAACCGGTATTGCTGAGCGGCGAAGACCCGTTCCTGCTGATGTTCACCTCGGGCACCACCGGCCCGTCGAAAGCGCTGTCGGTGCCGCTCAAGGCGATCGTTGCATTCCAGAGTTACACCCGTGACGCGGTGGATTTACGCCCTGAAGACGCGTTCTGGAACGTCGCCGATCCGGGCTGGGCCTACGGCATCTATTTCGGTGTCACCGGGCCGATGGCGATGGGGCATCCGATCACCTTTTACGATGGTCCGTTCACCCTCGAAAGCACCTGCCGGGTGATCAACAAATACGGGATTACCAACCTCACCGGCTCACCGACCGCCTACCGTTTGCTGATTGCCGGTGGCGATGAATTCGCCCGTTCGATCAAGGGCAAGCTGCGCATTGTCAGCAGCGCCGGCGAGCCGCTGAACCCGGAAGTGATCCGCTGGTTCGCCGATAACCTTGGCGTGGTGATCCACGACCACTACGGCCAGACCGAACTGGGCATGGTTTTGTGCAATCACCACGGCCTCGATCATCCGGTGCACGTCGGCGCTGCCGGTTTTGCCTCGCCGGGCCACCGCATCGTGGTGCTCGACGACGAATACAAAGAACTGGGCGTCGGCCAGCCAGGCATTCTGGCTATCGACCGTACCCAGTCGCCGATGTGCTGGTTCGGCGGCTACGAAGGTGCACCGACCAAGGCCTTCGTTGGCAACTATTACCTGAGCGGCGACACCGTCGAGTGGAACCCGGACGGCAGCATCAGCTTCGTCGGCCGTAGCGACGACGTGATCACCACCTCTGGCTACCGCGTCGGCCCGTTCGACGTGGAAAGCGCGCTGATCGAACACCCGGCAGTGGTCGAAGCCGCCGTCATCGGCAAACCCGATCCGGAGCGCACCGAACTGGTGAAAGCCTTCGTTGTGCTCAGCCCGCAATACCGCGCCGAACCTGCACTCGCCGAAGAACTGCGCCAACACGTGCGCAAGCGTCTGGCGGCGCATTCGTACCCCCGTGAAATCGAATTTGTCAGCGAGTTGCCGAAAACCCCAAGCGGCAAATTGCAGCGCTTTATCTTGCGCAACCAGGAAATCGCCAAGGCTCAAGAGGCCGCCGCGAAGAACGTTTCAGCTTGA